The Thioalkalivibrio sulfidiphilus HL-EbGr7 genome includes a window with the following:
- a CDS encoding methyl-accepting chemotaxis protein, with protein sequence MKLATRFALVLAAVLAFFCVLAVLLVNWQTGLVKAQLLNEVAQVMQSSQDAAVSRGRVSGLISDTMDGVAFKISLLMLVVAVGVVVTVYVQFVIMIRRRLQGLALRFREVSEGERDLRKRIQVRGDDGIDRLGRHFNTFLEKIHQTISEVVGASADLAASTVQVSSIARETTTSVTRQQGETEQVAAAMNEMTASAEEVARNASAAAQAAHQAEDEARRGRAVVGSAVESIGALSQEVSQANEVIQRLKGDSVQIGAVLDVIRAIAEQTNLLALNAAIEAARAGEQGRGFAVVADEVRTLASRVQRSTDEIQDMISRLQSGANDAVKVMDKGRERAMSAVDQATQAGEALKRITEAVTAINHMNSQIADAANQQSVVAREIDVSITNISHLATGTADGASRTAGESEKLARLADKVQTLVGQFRV encoded by the coding sequence ATGAAGCTCGCCACCAGGTTTGCCCTGGTGCTGGCGGCGGTGCTGGCATTCTTCTGCGTGCTTGCCGTGCTGCTCGTGAACTGGCAGACAGGGCTCGTGAAGGCGCAGTTGCTCAATGAGGTCGCGCAGGTCATGCAGTCATCGCAGGATGCCGCAGTGTCCAGGGGGCGCGTGTCAGGCCTCATCAGCGACACCATGGACGGAGTCGCCTTCAAGATCAGCCTGCTGATGCTGGTGGTGGCCGTGGGTGTCGTGGTCACGGTCTACGTGCAGTTCGTGATCATGATCCGTCGGCGCCTGCAGGGTCTGGCACTTCGATTTCGCGAGGTCTCCGAGGGAGAACGGGATCTGCGCAAGCGTATCCAGGTGCGGGGTGATGATGGCATCGATCGACTCGGGCGACACTTCAACACCTTCCTCGAGAAGATCCACCAGACCATCAGCGAGGTGGTCGGGGCTTCTGCCGACCTGGCGGCCAGTACCGTGCAGGTCTCGAGCATCGCGCGGGAAACCACCACCAGTGTGACGCGCCAGCAGGGCGAGACAGAGCAGGTCGCCGCCGCCATGAACGAGATGACGGCCAGCGCCGAAGAGGTGGCGCGCAATGCCTCTGCGGCAGCCCAGGCGGCGCATCAGGCCGAAGACGAGGCTCGTCGCGGCCGGGCCGTGGTGGGTAGCGCGGTGGAGTCGATCGGCGCACTGTCCCAGGAGGTCAGTCAGGCCAATGAGGTCATCCAGCGGCTGAAGGGCGACAGTGTGCAGATCGGTGCGGTCCTGGATGTCATACGTGCCATTGCCGAACAAACCAACCTGCTCGCGCTCAACGCCGCCATCGAGGCGGCCCGGGCGGGTGAACAGGGACGCGGGTTTGCCGTGGTGGCCGATGAGGTGCGCACGCTGGCATCCAGGGTGCAGCGATCCACGGATGAAATTCAGGACATGATCAGCCGCCTGCAGAGCGGTGCCAATGACGCGGTCAAGGTGATGGACAAGGGGCGGGAGCGCGCCATGTCGGCCGTCGATCAGGCCACCCAGGCCGGAGAAGCGCTCAAGCGCATTACGGAGGCGGTCACCGCCATCAATCACATGAATTCACAGATTGCCGATGCGGCCAACCAGCAGAGTGTCGTGGCCCGCGAGATCGATGTGAGCATCACCAACATCAGTCATCTCGCCACCGGCACGGCCGACGGCGCCTCGCGTACGGCAGGCGAGAGCGAAAAGCTCGCGCGCCTGGCGGACAAGGTCCAGACACTGGTGGGGCAGTTCAGGGTCTAG
- a CDS encoding PAS sensor domain-containing protein codes for MNKKRLIDAELLELAIDASNDGITIAEQEGDDNILIYVNPAFERLTGYSADEILYQDCRFLQKGDRDQEGLKQIREAIKAGKPCRVVVRNYKRDGTLFWNELSITPVYNDQDQLTYYIGIQKDVTDRVVAEQQRDEALRELEKLRAGQ; via the coding sequence ATGAACAAGAAACGGCTCATCGACGCCGAACTGCTGGAACTGGCCATCGATGCCTCCAACGACGGCATCACCATTGCCGAGCAGGAAGGCGACGACAACATCCTCATCTACGTGAATCCCGCCTTCGAGCGCCTCACCGGCTACAGTGCCGACGAGATCCTCTACCAGGACTGTCGTTTCCTGCAGAAAGGCGACCGTGATCAGGAAGGCCTCAAGCAGATCCGCGAGGCCATCAAGGCCGGCAAACCCTGCCGGGTGGTGGTGCGCAACTACAAGCGCGACGGCACCCTGTTCTGGAACGAGCTGAGCATCACCCCCGTCTACAACGACCAGGACCAGCTCACCTACTACATCGGCATCCAGAAGGACGTCACCGACCGCGTGGTGGCCGAGCAGCAGCGCGACGAGGCCCTGCGCGAACTTGAAAAGCTGCGCGCCGGGCAATAA
- a CDS encoding tetratricopeptide repeat protein gives MFKTSMMTLLKSATRRASGLAPRRSHWMVAAQCALIVLLATAPVAAQNLSSSLLRIEMMQAKGGDPEAQFTLGARYEDGNGVEKNPAESHRWYSLAANAGHAGAQFRLGRLHELGIGVPASSETAQEWIRLAASNGHEGARQHLAAQERERVAEEARAAQRALATTAPRPAPRPAPAPQPARTEAPAAVASAPRPPAPEPEVRPQPAAQAPAPAPAAPEPAAPAMPDIRDVVVNASWSNAGTPALYLPSTTTSCVVSGEEVVCFSREQMRRLEGQEVTFITRTTLSDFNAEGSFRVSFIHNVVDLRRRGQGPDDPVPEGLRAERGWLDPAISLRCQAASRNEVRCEGSAGERVFLNQ, from the coding sequence ATGTTCAAGACCTCCATGATGACCTTGCTCAAGTCGGCTACGAGGCGCGCCTCTGGGCTCGCCCCCCGCCGAAGCCACTGGATGGTGGCAGCCCAGTGTGCACTGATCGTGTTGCTGGCCACGGCGCCCGTGGCGGCTCAGAACCTCTCCAGTTCTCTGTTGCGCATCGAGATGATGCAGGCGAAGGGTGGTGACCCGGAGGCGCAGTTCACCCTGGGGGCCCGTTACGAGGACGGCAACGGGGTGGAGAAGAATCCGGCCGAGTCCCATCGCTGGTATTCCCTGGCGGCCAATGCCGGGCATGCCGGCGCCCAGTTCCGGCTGGGGCGGCTCCATGAGCTGGGAATCGGTGTGCCCGCCTCCTCGGAAACCGCCCAGGAATGGATCAGGCTCGCGGCCAGCAACGGCCACGAGGGTGCCCGCCAGCACCTGGCGGCCCAGGAGCGTGAGCGTGTTGCGGAGGAGGCCCGTGCCGCCCAGCGTGCCCTGGCCACCACCGCACCACGGCCTGCACCCCGGCCCGCACCGGCACCACAGCCTGCGCGGACCGAGGCCCCGGCTGCTGTTGCGTCCGCACCGCGGCCGCCTGCCCCCGAACCCGAAGTGCGGCCCCAGCCGGCGGCACAGGCCCCGGCCCCCGCACCGGCGGCTCCGGAGCCCGCAGCGCCTGCCATGCCCGACATCCGCGACGTGGTGGTCAACGCCAGCTGGTCGAACGCAGGCACGCCTGCCCTGTACCTTCCTTCCACGACCACCAGCTGCGTGGTTTCCGGTGAGGAAGTGGTGTGTTTCTCCCGGGAGCAGATGCGCCGGCTGGAAGGCCAGGAAGTGACCTTCATCACCCGGACCACCCTGTCGGACTTCAACGCCGAAGGCTCATTCAGGGTCAGTTTCATCCACAACGTGGTGGACCTGAGAAGACGTGGTCAGGGACCCGACGATCCGGTGCCGGAAGGTCTGCGTGCGGAGCGCGGCTGGCTTGATCCGGCGATCTCACTGCGGTGCCAGGCCGCCTCTCGCAATGAGGTGCGCTGCGAGGGCAGTGCGGGTGAACGGGTCTTCCTGAACCAGTGA
- a CDS encoding GGDEF domain-containing protein, whose translation MKDKTSEGMDTDSDVYRTLLESTRAIPWKIDWQTMQFAYIGPQIEALLGWSQDSWVSVEDWAQRMHPEDRDKVVNFCVSQSRAGTDHEADYRALTADGRYVWIRDVVHVVRNEDGEVQALVGFMFDISERKKTEQELVRLQKELEELSFKDGLTGLANRRMFDSVLSLEWSNARRNHQPLSLILLDIDYFKQYNDCYGHLQGDDCLMRVARILESAATRARDFIARFGGEEFVLILPETDAQAAEKVAQRCRTLILDAGIPHESSESLPFLTASLGVSTIIPSHGDEPGEFVDEVDRLLYKAKQEGRNRVESLV comes from the coding sequence ATGAAAGACAAAACCAGTGAAGGCATGGACACCGACAGCGACGTCTACAGGACGCTGCTGGAATCCACCCGTGCAATCCCCTGGAAGATCGACTGGCAGACCATGCAGTTCGCCTACATCGGACCCCAGATCGAGGCCCTGCTCGGCTGGAGCCAGGACAGCTGGGTGAGCGTCGAGGACTGGGCGCAGCGCATGCACCCCGAGGATCGGGACAAGGTGGTCAATTTCTGCGTAAGCCAGTCCCGGGCCGGAACGGATCATGAGGCGGATTACCGGGCCCTGACCGCCGATGGCCGTTACGTGTGGATCCGCGACGTGGTGCACGTGGTGCGCAACGAGGACGGCGAGGTGCAGGCCCTGGTGGGCTTCATGTTCGACATCAGCGAGCGCAAGAAGACCGAGCAGGAACTGGTCCGCCTGCAAAAGGAGCTGGAGGAGCTTTCCTTCAAGGACGGCCTGACCGGCCTGGCCAACCGGCGCATGTTCGACTCGGTGCTGTCGCTCGAGTGGAGCAATGCCCGGCGCAACCACCAGCCGTTGTCCCTGATCCTGCTGGATATCGATTATTTCAAGCAGTACAACGACTGTTACGGCCATCTGCAGGGTGACGATTGCCTGATGCGCGTTGCCCGGATCCTGGAGTCCGCCGCCACCCGCGCCCGGGACTTCATCGCCCGCTTCGGTGGCGAGGAGTTCGTGCTGATCCTGCCCGAGACCGATGCGCAGGCGGCGGAGAAGGTGGCCCAGCGTTGCCGTACCCTGATCCTGGATGCCGGGATTCCCCATGAGAGTTCCGAGTCCTTGCCGTTCCTGACCGCGAGCCTCGGAGTCAGCACCATCATCCCTTCCCATGGGGACGAGCCGGGCGAGTTCGTGGATGAGGTGGACAGGCTGCTGTACAAGGCCAAGCAGGAAGGCCGCAACCGGGTCGAGTCGCTCGTGTAG
- a CDS encoding Tll0287-like domain-containing protein → MKRFALISLLALAAAPVAAQDHVTRVDASRAAIQQFAQTLQGELQAAMQAGGPVQAIEVCHTRAPEIAQQVSGQRGVDLSRTSLKIRNPGNAPDAWEREVLERFDARRAAGENPMHIEEFTYYVRGDEQEFRFMKAIPVGEVCLACHGTAVQAPVIDALNRLYPADAARGYEQGQLRGAFVVRQPM, encoded by the coding sequence ATGAAACGATTCGCACTCATCAGCCTGCTCGCCCTGGCCGCCGCGCCCGTCGCCGCCCAGGACCACGTCACCCGCGTGGACGCGAGCCGCGCCGCCATCCAGCAGTTCGCCCAGACCCTGCAGGGTGAACTCCAGGCGGCCATGCAGGCCGGCGGTCCCGTACAGGCCATCGAGGTCTGCCATACCCGCGCCCCGGAGATCGCCCAGCAGGTCTCCGGCCAGCGGGGCGTCGACCTGAGCCGCACCAGCCTCAAGATCCGCAACCCCGGCAACGCCCCTGACGCCTGGGAACGTGAGGTCCTGGAACGCTTCGACGCTAGGCGCGCCGCGGGCGAGAACCCCATGCACATCGAGGAATTCACCTACTACGTACGCGGCGACGAGCAGGAATTCCGCTTCATGAAGGCGATCCCCGTGGGCGAGGTCTGTCTGGCCTGCCACGGCACCGCGGTCCAGGCCCCGGTGATCGACGCCCTCAACCGCCTCTACCCCGCCGATGCCGCCCGCGGCTACGAGCAGGGCCAGTTGCGCGGCGCCTTCGTGGTCCGCCAGCCCATGTAA
- a CDS encoding porin, protein MRRNALALGVALSLASAGQQAMAIEDIRINGFLTAAATQTDADSPYNIDLASDALRFDGRDNRLGLQIAADINERMSFTMQLLARAVPDNFNAEADWAFVGYNVSDDLQVRAGKVKLPTFLTSDYIEVGYAYPWIRPPQEVYSLSPITSLSGVDVLWTVPVGNNRLLVQPYYGNSSGTGFVTGMQAESGPPFPEVGTEVNFEAKQLAGINLALSTDIGTFRVGYLTTKVSSAFEVNGNRLIDDDKATFMSVGMNIDWNNFVGYAEWAARDQDGGAEFGFPDQKAWYVTAGYRIGPWLPSITYAQLEAGSPDNESVKAYTQEQSSVTLGVRYELAAGAALKFEATRVEPKNDNIGLFDGPLGSSNANVYGLALDVVF, encoded by the coding sequence ATGAGAAGGAATGCGCTTGCACTGGGTGTGGCGCTGTCGCTGGCGAGTGCCGGACAGCAGGCCATGGCCATCGAAGATATCCGCATCAACGGCTTCCTCACGGCCGCCGCCACGCAGACGGACGCCGACAGCCCCTACAACATCGACCTGGCCTCCGATGCACTCCGGTTCGATGGTCGTGACAACCGCCTGGGCCTGCAGATCGCCGCGGACATCAACGAGCGCATGAGCTTTACCATGCAGCTGCTGGCACGCGCCGTGCCGGACAACTTCAATGCCGAGGCCGACTGGGCCTTCGTGGGCTACAACGTCAGCGACGACCTGCAGGTGCGCGCCGGCAAGGTCAAGCTGCCCACCTTCCTGACCTCCGACTACATCGAGGTCGGCTACGCCTATCCCTGGATCCGCCCCCCCCAGGAGGTGTACAGCCTGAGCCCGATCACCTCCCTGTCGGGCGTGGACGTGCTCTGGACCGTGCCCGTCGGTAACAACCGGCTGCTGGTTCAGCCCTACTACGGCAACTCCAGCGGTACGGGCTTCGTGACGGGTATGCAGGCTGAAAGCGGTCCTCCGTTCCCAGAGGTCGGTACCGAGGTGAACTTTGAGGCCAAGCAGCTGGCCGGCATCAACTTGGCGCTGAGCACCGACATCGGAACCTTCCGCGTGGGCTATCTGACCACCAAGGTGAGCTCAGCCTTTGAAGTGAATGGGAACAGATTGATCGATGACGACAAGGCCACCTTCATGAGCGTGGGCATGAATATCGATTGGAACAACTTCGTGGGCTATGCGGAGTGGGCGGCTCGCGACCAGGACGGTGGTGCAGAGTTTGGCTTCCCGGACCAGAAGGCCTGGTACGTGACCGCCGGCTACCGCATCGGGCCCTGGCTGCCGAGCATCACCTATGCGCAGCTCGAGGCCGGTTCGCCGGACAACGAATCGGTGAAGGCCTACACCCAGGAGCAGTCCTCGGTGACCCTGGGCGTGCGCTACGAACTGGCCGCCGGTGCGGCGTTGAAGTTCGAGGCCACCCGTGTCGAGCCCAAGAACGACAACATCGGCCTGTTCGACGGCCCGCTGGGCAGCAGCAACGCCAATGTCTACGGCCTTGCCCTCGACGTCGTGTTCTGA
- a CDS encoding peptidoglycan DD-metalloendopeptidase family protein, which yields MRPARLILLVLISLTLLEGCATPHSSDTRFQSGYYTVRPNDTLYSIAWRYRVDWQQLASWNGIRAPYTIHPGQRLRMNPPPGGTATAAAPAPPPASSPPAAPRTGGTTGGATASTPPRQAPAAAAPRPAQPQTPPPSAAATGIRWQWPTEGQVVRPFPTNDDTVKRGIGIAGTRGQPVRAAAPGRVVYSGSGLVGYGQLIIVKHDENFLSAYAHNEKLLVNEGMDVTGGQQIARLGDTGTDRPMLHFEIRFEGRPVDPLRYLPRR from the coding sequence ATGAGACCGGCTCGCCTGATCCTGCTGGTGCTGATCTCCCTGACCCTGCTCGAGGGGTGCGCCACCCCGCATTCCAGCGACACCCGTTTCCAGTCCGGTTACTACACGGTGCGCCCCAATGACACCCTGTATTCCATTGCCTGGCGTTACCGGGTGGACTGGCAGCAGCTCGCCAGCTGGAACGGTATCCGTGCTCCGTACACCATCCATCCAGGACAGCGACTGCGCATGAACCCGCCGCCCGGTGGCACCGCCACCGCCGCAGCGCCGGCACCGCCACCAGCGAGTTCCCCGCCGGCCGCGCCACGCACGGGCGGTACGACGGGCGGCGCCACGGCGAGCACGCCGCCCCGACAGGCACCCGCCGCAGCCGCGCCACGCCCTGCCCAGCCCCAGACACCGCCGCCCTCGGCCGCGGCCACCGGCATCCGCTGGCAATGGCCCACCGAGGGGCAGGTGGTTCGGCCGTTTCCGACCAACGACGACACGGTCAAACGGGGCATCGGCATCGCCGGTACACGGGGCCAACCGGTACGTGCTGCCGCGCCCGGGCGGGTGGTCTATAGCGGCAGTGGACTTGTCGGATATGGTCAGCTTATCATCGTCAAGCACGATGAAAATTTCCTAAGCGCTTACGCACACAACGAAAAACTCCTGGTAAACGAAGGCATGGACGTCACCGGCGGGCAGCAGATCGCGCGTCTCGGTGACACCGGTACGGACCGCCCCATGCTGCATTTCGAGATCCGGTTCGAGGGCAGGCCCGTGGATCCCCTGCGGTATCTGCCGAGACGTTGA
- the surE gene encoding 5'/3'-nucleotidase SurE: MRILLSNDDGVHAPGLQCLAAALRTVAEVHVVAPDRDRSGASNSLTLARPLRAMRLDNGDVRVDGTPTDCVHLAITGLMEEEPDMVISGINSGANMGDDVLYSGTVAAAMEGRFLGLPAIAVSINSHEGKHYDSAARAVLDLLKRLGHMPLPANTILNVNVPHLPWSEIQGVQATRLGHRHKSEPMIRSHDPRGRPIYWVGAAGPEQDAGPGTDFHAVRSGYVSVTPIQVDLTRYDAIDTVANWLRDEDPA; encoded by the coding sequence ATGCGCATCCTGCTCAGCAACGACGATGGTGTCCATGCCCCCGGACTGCAATGCCTGGCCGCCGCCCTGCGCACGGTGGCCGAGGTGCACGTGGTGGCCCCGGACCGGGACCGCAGCGGCGCCAGCAACTCCCTGACCCTGGCCAGGCCCCTGCGCGCCATGCGCCTGGACAACGGCGATGTGCGCGTGGACGGCACCCCCACGGATTGCGTGCACCTGGCCATCACGGGTCTGATGGAGGAAGAGCCGGACATGGTCATCTCCGGCATCAACTCCGGGGCCAACATGGGTGACGACGTGCTCTACTCGGGCACCGTGGCCGCCGCCATGGAAGGGCGTTTCCTGGGCCTGCCGGCCATCGCCGTGTCCATCAACAGCCACGAGGGCAAGCACTACGATTCCGCCGCCCGGGCGGTGCTGGACCTGCTCAAGCGCCTGGGACACATGCCCCTGCCGGCCAATACCATCCTGAACGTCAACGTGCCCCATCTGCCCTGGTCCGAGATCCAGGGTGTGCAGGCCACGCGCCTGGGCCATCGCCACAAGTCCGAGCCCATGATCCGCAGCCACGACCCCCGCGGCCGGCCCATCTACTGGGTGGGGGCGGCGGGTCCCGAGCAGGACGCCGGCCCCGGGACCGATTTCCATGCCGTGCGTTCCGGTTATGTGTCCGTTACGCCCATCCAGGTGGACCTGACCCGCTACGACGCCATCGACACCGTGGCCAACTGGCTGCGGGACGAGGACCCGGCGTGA
- a CDS encoding class I SAM-dependent methyltransferase translates to MTQELKMYTSLAPYWSLITPAEDYSEEAAFYEQLLIEHCQGAARTVLELGCGGGNNATYLKKRFVMTLTDLSSEMLAVSQRQNPECEHLQADMRTLRLGRQFDCVFVQDAVSHMNTEADLRMTMETAFQHCRPGGVALLMPDAVREHFCPSTECDGHDDGVRGLRYLEWTWDPDPDDSQYTVDFAYLLRDENGAVTTLHDRFVLGLFSRQEWLSWLEAVGFQAHAVPMDIDGVEPGRYEVFVARRPVS, encoded by the coding sequence ATGACACAAGAACTCAAGATGTACACGTCTCTGGCCCCCTACTGGTCATTGATCACGCCCGCGGAGGATTATTCGGAGGAGGCTGCGTTCTATGAACAGTTGCTGATCGAACACTGCCAGGGCGCGGCCCGCACCGTTCTGGAGCTGGGCTGTGGCGGTGGTAACAATGCGACCTATCTGAAGAAGCGGTTCGTGATGACGCTCACGGATCTCTCAAGTGAGATGCTCGCGGTGAGCCAGCGGCAGAACCCGGAATGCGAGCACCTGCAGGCAGACATGCGCACCCTGCGCCTTGGCAGGCAGTTCGACTGCGTGTTCGTGCAGGACGCGGTCTCCCACATGAACACCGAGGCGGATCTGCGCATGACCATGGAGACCGCCTTCCAGCATTGCCGCCCCGGCGGGGTCGCCCTGTTGATGCCCGATGCCGTGCGCGAGCACTTCTGTCCATCCACCGAGTGCGATGGTCATGATGACGGGGTCCGCGGCCTGAGGTACCTGGAGTGGACCTGGGACCCTGATCCCGACGACAGCCAGTACACGGTGGACTTCGCCTATCTGCTCCGGGATGAGAACGGGGCCGTGACCACGCTCCATGATCGCTTCGTGCTCGGGCTGTTTTCCCGCCAGGAATGGCTGAGCTGGCTCGAGGCGGTGGGGTTTCAGGCCCATGCGGTGCCCATGGACATCGATGGCGTGGAGCCGGGCCGATACGAGGTCTTTGTGGCCAGGAGGCCTGTCTCCTGA
- a CDS encoding Smr/MutS family protein, which yields MDHDSPPDDDAALFRAAVGEVRPVRQDRHAGRGKPPRPHPQHSEAADREVVRDLMFDPFGGTEVQPGDELQFARTGLQRNTYRKLRRGQYRLDGELDLHGMTTAEARQALALFLLEARDLSWRCVRVIHGKGLRSSNRGPVLKGHVAHWLTQRDEVLAFCSARPADGGTGAVYVLLKR from the coding sequence ATGGATCACGACAGCCCGCCCGATGATGACGCCGCCCTGTTCCGCGCCGCCGTGGGCGAGGTGCGTCCCGTGCGCCAGGACCGCCACGCGGGCCGCGGCAAGCCCCCCAGGCCCCACCCCCAGCATTCCGAGGCCGCCGACCGGGAGGTGGTCCGGGATCTCATGTTCGACCCCTTCGGCGGCACCGAGGTGCAACCCGGGGATGAGCTCCAGTTCGCGCGCACCGGCCTGCAGCGCAATACCTATCGCAAGCTGCGCCGGGGTCAGTACCGCCTGGACGGCGAACTGGACCTGCACGGCATGACCACGGCGGAGGCCCGGCAGGCCCTGGCCCTGTTCCTGCTGGAGGCCCGGGATCTGAGCTGGCGCTGCGTGCGGGTGATCCATGGCAAGGGTCTGCGTTCCAGCAACCGGGGGCCGGTGCTCAAGGGCCACGTGGCGCACTGGCTGACCCAGCGGGACGAGGTCCTGGCCTTCTGCTCCGCCCGCCCCGCCGATGGCGGCACCGGGGCGGTGTACGTACTCCTCAAGCGCTGA
- a CDS encoding tetratricopeptide repeat protein has product MSMRSLLIVLFILTGSTGLASASWEGVFNFQQRLAQQGNPEAQFRLGDMYEQGLGVAQDEAQARHWFEKASEQGHPEANVRLMKLEARLLEAPQETQEQVRREEEARERARQEAAAREQAQREAEAQERVQREAQVREQARREAEARERAQREAQARERAEREAQAREQARRDAEAREQARAAAAATEAQSDAASSLPVPNQEQSTWSLDDPEPGQVAEAAGDRQERGFSTDPCASPAARFTSTCRDRR; this is encoded by the coding sequence ATGTCGATGCGTTCACTGTTGATAGTACTGTTCATCCTGACCGGCTCCACCGGTCTGGCCAGTGCGTCCTGGGAGGGTGTTTTCAACTTCCAGCAGCGGCTCGCCCAACAGGGTAACCCCGAAGCCCAGTTCAGACTGGGTGACATGTACGAGCAGGGGCTGGGCGTGGCGCAGGATGAAGCCCAGGCACGCCACTGGTTTGAAAAGGCCAGTGAACAGGGCCATCCGGAGGCAAACGTCCGGCTGATGAAGCTCGAGGCCCGTCTGCTGGAAGCCCCCCAGGAGACGCAGGAACAGGTCCGCCGCGAAGAGGAGGCCCGCGAGCGTGCCCGGCAGGAGGCCGCCGCTCGAGAACAGGCCCAGCGTGAGGCCGAGGCGCAGGAGCGTGTTCAGCGTGAGGCACAGGTCCGTGAACAGGCCCGCCGTGAGGCGGAGGCCCGTGAACGTGCCCAGCGCGAGGCACAGGCCCGTGAACGTGCCGAGCGTGAGGCACAGGCCCGTGAACAGGCCCGTCGAGATGCTGAAGCCCGGGAACAGGCACGCGCCGCAGCAGCCGCGACAGAGGCCCAGTCTGACGCTGCATCCAGCCTGCCTGTCCCGAACCAGGAACAGTCCACATGGAGTCTCGATGACCCGGAACCGGGCCAGGTGGCGGAAGCAGCCGGGGATCGCCAGGAGAGGGGCTTCTCCACAGATCCCTGCGCCAGCCCTGCCGCCCGTTTCACCTCCACCTGTCGAGACCGCAGATAA
- a CDS encoding YqaA family protein yields MKLFGPLYDRVMVWSRHRHAPRYLAALSFAESSFFPVPPDVMLAPMAAARPECSARFAFITTVFSVLGGVLGYLIGWLAFGMVEPWVVSAGYGDRLELAREWFDVWGVWVVLIAGFSPIPYKLFTITAGALSMALLPFIIASFIGRGARFFAVALLIGWLGPRMEDKLRPYMEWLGWFTVLLLLVAVAVYNTHG; encoded by the coding sequence GTGAAGCTGTTCGGCCCCCTGTATGACCGGGTCATGGTCTGGTCCCGGCACCGTCATGCACCCCGCTATCTGGCCGCGCTGTCCTTTGCGGAGTCGTCCTTTTTTCCCGTGCCGCCGGACGTGATGCTCGCGCCCATGGCGGCGGCGCGCCCGGAGTGCAGCGCGCGCTTTGCCTTCATCACCACCGTGTTCTCCGTGCTGGGCGGTGTCCTGGGTTACCTGATCGGCTGGCTGGCCTTCGGGATGGTGGAGCCCTGGGTTGTGTCGGCCGGTTACGGGGATCGCCTGGAACTGGCCAGGGAGTGGTTCGACGTCTGGGGTGTCTGGGTGGTACTGATCGCCGGCTTCTCACCCATCCCCTACAAGTTGTTCACCATCACCGCGGGGGCCCTGTCCATGGCCCTGCTGCCGTTCATCATCGCCTCATTCATCGGGCGTGGCGCCCGGTTCTTCGCCGTGGCGCTGCTGATCGGCTGGCTGGGTCCCCGCATGGAAGACAAGCTCCGGCCCTACATGGAATGGCTCGGGTGGTTCACGGTCCTGCTGCTGTTGGTGGCGGTGGCCGTCTACAACACGCATGGGTAA
- a CDS encoding protein-L-isoaspartate(D-aspartate) O-methyltransferase: protein MTSQRTRDRLVRQLEEAGIRNRRVLDVIRHTPRHLFVDEAMASRAYENTALPIGYGQTISQPYVVARMTEALLEGGPRRKVLEVGTGSGYQAAVLAPLVERVYSVERIQGLQRRAREVLSTLRIRNVSLKHSDGGWGWPEQAPFDAIMLTAAPREIPEALLQQLGEGGVLVAPVGDEGGSQKLIRITRTANGFEQEVLESVSFVPMLPGTIT, encoded by the coding sequence ATGACCTCCCAGCGTACCCGGGACCGGCTGGTGCGCCAGCTGGAGGAGGCGGGTATCCGCAACCGCCGGGTGCTGGACGTGATCCGCCATACCCCCCGCCACCTGTTCGTGGACGAGGCCATGGCCAGCCGGGCCTACGAGAACACCGCCCTGCCCATCGGTTACGGCCAGACCATCTCCCAGCCCTACGTGGTGGCGCGCATGACCGAGGCCCTGCTGGAGGGCGGTCCGCGCCGCAAGGTGCTGGAGGTGGGCACCGGCTCCGGCTACCAGGCGGCAGTGCTTGCGCCGCTGGTAGAGCGGGTCTACAGCGTGGAACGCATCCAGGGCCTGCAGCGCCGCGCCCGGGAGGTGCTCAGCACCCTGCGCATCCGCAACGTGAGCCTCAAGCACAGCGACGGCGGCTGGGGCTGGCCCGAGCAGGCCCCCTTCGACGCCATCATGCTCACCGCCGCCCCCCGGGAGATCCCCGAGGCCCTGCTGCAGCAGCTGGGCGAGGGCGGCGTGCTGGTGGCCCCGGTGGGCGATGAGGGGGGCAGCCAGAAGCTGATCCGCATCACCCGCACGGCCAATGGTTTCGAGCAGGAAGTGCTGGAGTCGGTGAGTTTCGTACCCATGCTGCCCGGGACCATCACGTGA